A region from the Hirundo rustica isolate bHirRus1 chromosome 20, bHirRus1.pri.v3, whole genome shotgun sequence genome encodes:
- the SPTAN1 gene encoding spectrin alpha chain, non-erythrocytic 1 isoform X7 yields the protein MFSSFRKVKVQKMDPSGVKVLETAEDIQERRQQVLDRYHRFKELSSLRRQKLEDSYRFQFFQRDADELEKWIQEKLQIASDENYKDPSNLQGKLQKHQAFEAEVQANSGAIIKLDETGNQMINESHFASETIRTRLQELHRLWELLMEKMREKGVKLLQAQKLVQYLRECEDVLDWINDKEAIVTSEELGQDLEHVEVLQKKFEEFQTDLAAHEERVNEVNQFAGKLIQETHPEEELIKSKQDEVNASWQRLKGLALQRQGKLFGAAEVQRFNRDVDETISWIKEKGQLMASDDFGRDLASVQALLRKHEGLERDLAALEDKVKALCAEADRLQQSHPINASQIQVKREELIANWEQIRTLAAERHARLNDSYRLQRFLADFRDLTSWVTEMKALINADELANDVAGAEALLDRHQEHKGEIDAHEDSFKSADESGQALLSAGHYASDEVKEKLTILSDERSALLELWELRRQQYEQCMDLQLFYRDTEQVDNWMSKQEAFLLNEDLGDSLDSVEALLKKHEDFEKSLSAQEEKITALDEFATKLIQNNHYAMEDVATRRDALLSRRNALHERAMHRRAQLADSFHLQQFFRDSDELKSWVNEKMKTATDEAYKDPSNLQGKVQKHQAFEAELSANQSRIDALEKAGQKLIDVKHYASDEVAARMNEVISLWKKLLEATELKGIKLREANQQQQFNRNVEDIELWLYEVEGHLASDDYGKDLTNVQNLQKKHALLEADVAAHQDRIDGITIQARQFQEAGHFDADNIKKKQEALVARYEALKDPMVARKQKLADSLRLQQLFRDIEDEETWIREKEPIAASTNRGKDLIGVQNLLKKHQALQAEIAGHEPRIKAVTQKGNAMVEEGHFAAEDVKIKLNELNQKWDSLKAKASQRRQDLEDSLQAQQYFADANEAESWMREKEPIVGSTDYGKDEDSAEALLKKHEALMSDLSAYGSSIQALREQAQSCRQQVAPTDDETGKELVLALYDYQEKSPREVTMKKGDILTLLNSTNKDWWKVEVNDRQGFVPAAYVKKLDPAQSASRENLLEEQGSIALRQEQIDNQTLITKEVGSVSLRMKQVEELYHSLLELGEKRKGMLEKSCKKFMLFREANELQQWINEKEAALTSEEVGADLEQVEVLQKKFDDFQKDLKANESRLKDINKVAKDLESEGLMADEVQAVQQQEVYGMMPRDETDSKTASPWKSARLMVHTVATFNSIKELNERWRSLQQLAEERSQLLGSAHEVQRFHRDADETKEWIEEKNQALNTDNYGHDLASVQALQRKHEGFERDLAALGDKVNSLGETAQRLIQSHPESAEDLQEKCTELNQAWNSLGKRADQRKEKLGDSHDLQRFLSDFRDLMSWINGIRGLVSSDELAKDVTGAEALLERHQEHRTEIDARAGTFQAFEQFGQQLLAHGHYASPEIKEKLDILDQERTDLEKAWVQRRMMLDQCLELQLFHRDCEQAENWMAAREAFLNTEDKGDSLDSVEALIKKHEDFDKAINVQEEKIAVLQSFADQLIAADHYAKGVIANRRNEVLDRWLRLKAQMIEKRSKLGESQTLQQFSRDVDEIEAWISEKLQTASDESYKDPTNIQSKHQKHQAFEAELHANADRIRGVIDMGNSLIERGACAGSEDAVKARLAALADQWQFLVQKSAEKSQKLKEANKQQNFNTGIKDFDFWLSEVEALLASEDYGKDLASVNNLLKKHQLLEADISAHEDRLKDLNSQADSLMTSSAFDTSQVKDKRETINGRFQRIKGMASARRAKLNESHRLHQFFRDMDDEESWIKEKKLLVSSEDYGRDLTGVQNLRKKHKRLEAELAAHEPAIQGVLDTGKKLSDDNTIGKEEIQQRLAQFVDHWKELKQLAAARGQRLEESLEYQQFVANVEEEEAWINEKMTLVASEDYGDTLAAIQGLLKKHEAFETDFTVHKDRVNDVCANGEDLIKKNNHHEANITAKMKGLRGKVSDLEKAAAQRKAKLDENSAFLQFNWKADVVESWIGEKENSLKTDDYGRDLSSVQTLLTKQETFDAGLQAFQQEGIANITALKDQLLAAKHIQSKAIEARHASLMKRWNQLLANSAARKKKLLEAQEHFRKVEDLFLTFAKKASAFNSWFENAEEDLTDPVRCNSLEEIKALREAHDAFRSSLSSAQADFNQLAELDRQIKSFRVASNPYTWFTMEALEETWRNLQKIIKERELELQKEQRRQEENDKLRQEFAQHANAFHQWIQETRTYLLDGSCMVEESGTLESQLEATKRKHQEIRAMRSQLKKIEDLGAAMEEALILDNKYTEHSTVGLAQQWDQLDQLGMRMQHNLEQQIQARNTTGVTEEALKEFSMMFKHFDKDKSGRLNHQEFKSCLRSLGYDLPMVEEGEPDPEFESILDTVDPNRDGHVSLQEYMAFMISRETENVKSSEEIESAFRALSSEGKPYVTKEELYQNLTREQADYCISHMKPYMDGKGRELPSAYDYIEFTRSLFVN from the exons GGGAAGCTGCAGAAGCACCAAGCCTTTGAAGCTGAGGTGCAGGCCAATTCAGGAGCCATCATTAAACTGGATGAGACTGGAAATCAGATGATTAATGAAAGCCATTTTGCATCTGAAACCATAAGA ACTcgactgcaggagctgcaccgACTATGGGAATTACTGATGGAAAAGATGAGAGAGAAGGGAGTCAAATTATTGCAGGCACAGAAGCTGGTGCAATATTTACGGGAATGTGAAGATGTCTTGGACTGGATCAATGATAAG GAAGCAATAGTGACATCAGAAGAGCTTGGACAGGACTTAGAGCATGTAGAAGTTTTGCAGAAGAAGTTTGAAGAGTTCCAGACAGACCTTGCAGCTCATGAAGAAAGAGTAAATGAAGTGAACCAGTTTGCTGGCAAACTTATCCAG GAAACACACCCTGAAGAGGAACTGATAAAGTCCAAACAAGATGAAGTAAATGCAAGCTGGCAGCGTCTTAAGGGGCTTGCCCTTCAGAGGCAAGGAAAACTCTTTGGGGCAGCTGAAGTTCAACGTTTCAACAG GGATGTGGATGAAACAATCAGCTGGATTAAGGAGAAAGGGCAGTTGATGGCCTCAGATGATTTTGGCAGAGACTTAGCCAGTGTGCAGGCACTACTGCGCAAGCACGAAGGCCTGGAAAGAGACCTGGCAGCTCTGGAAGATAAG GTGAAGGCCCTGTGTGCAGAAGCTGACCGTCTGCAGCAGTCTCACCCAATTAATGCTTCCCAAATTCAAGTGAAACGGGAGGAGCTCATTGCCAACTGGGAGCAGATCCGGACGCTGGCAGCGGAGCGGCACGCTCGCCTCAACGACTCCTACAg GCTGCAGCGCTTTCTGGCAGATTTCCGAGACCTCACCAGCTGGGTGACTGAGATGAAGGCTCTGATAAATGCTGATGAACTTGCCAATGATGTGGCTGGGGCAGAAGCTCTTCTAGACAGACATCAGGAACATAAG GGAGAAATTGATGCCCATGAAGACAGCTTCAAATCTGCTGATGAGTCAGGCCAggctttgctctctgctgggcaCTACGCTTCTGATGAAGTTAAAGAAAAG CTGACCATCCTCTCAGATGAAAGGTCTGCCTTGCTGGAACTGTGGGAGCTCCGCAGACAGCAGTATGAGCAGTGCATGGACCTGCAGCTTTTCTACAGAGACACCGAACAAGTTGACAACTGGATGAGCAAACAAGAG GCATTTCTGCTGAATGAGGACCTTGGCGATTCTCTGGACAGTGTGGAGGCTCTTCTAAAGAAGCATGAAGACTTTGAGAAATCCCTAAGTGCCCAAGAGGAGAAAATCACA GCATTAGATGAGTTTGCTACTAAGTTGATTCAGAATAACCACTATGCCATGGAGGATGTTGCTACACGCCGAGATGCT ctgctgagcCGCCGAAATGCCCTTCATGAAAGAGCCATGCACCGCCGCGCTCAGCTGGCGGATTCTTTCCATCTGCAGCAGTTTTTCCGAGATTCTGATGAGCTCAAGAGCTGGGTTAATGAGAAGATGAAAACTGCTACTGATGAGGCCTACAAG GATCCATCAAACTTACAAGGTAAAGTTCAGAAACACCAGGCTTTTGAGGCAGAGCTGTCTGCTAACCAGAGTCGCATCGATGCTCTGGAGAAAGCCGGCCAGAAGCTGATCGATGTCAAGCACTACGCGTCCGATGAGGTGGCAGCTCGCATGAACGAAGTCATCAGCTTGTGGAAGAAACTTCTAGAGGCCACTGAGCTCAAAG GTATCAAACTGCGAGAAGccaatcagcagcagcagtttaatCGCAACGTGGAGGACATTGAGCTCTGGCTGTATGAAGTAGAAGGACACTTGGCTTCTGATGATTATGGAAAAGATCTTACTAATGTTCAGAAtctgcagaagaaacacgcGCTGCTAGAGGCAGATGTTGCTGCCCATCAG GATCGGATAGATGGCATTACCATCCAGGCACGCCAGTTCCAGGAGGCTGGGCACTTTGATGCTGACAATatcaagaaaaaacaagaagcTTTAGTGGCTCGTTATGAAGCTCTGAAGGACCCCATGGTAGCTCGCAAGCAGAAACTCGCAGATTCTCTTCgcctgcagcagcttttccgTGACATTGAGGACGAAGAGACCTGGATTAGGGAAAAGGAACCCATTGCAGCTTCAACAAACCGAG GCAAGGACTTAATTGGTGTCCAGAATCTGCTGAAGAAGCACCAGGCTTTGCAGGCAGAGATTGCAGGCCATGAACCTCGCATTAAAGCAGTCACACAGAAGGGAAATGCTATGGTGGAAGAAG GACACTTTGCAGCTGAGGATGTGAAAATCAAACTGAATGAGCTGAACCAGAAGTGGGACTCTCTGAAAGCCAAAGCATCTCAGCGTCGACAGGACCTGGAGGAttccctgcaggctcagcagTACTTTGCTGATGCTAATGAGGCTGAATCCTGGATGAGGGAAAAGGAGCCCATTGTAGGCAGTACAGACTATGGGAAAGATGAAGACTCTGCTGAG GCTCTCCTGAAGAAACATGAAGCTTTGATGTCTGATCTCTCTGCTTATGGCAGCAGCATCCAGGCATTGAGGGAACAGGCCCAGTCATGCAGG caaCAAGTTGCTCCCACAGATGATGAAACTGGGAAAGAGCTCGTTCTGGCACTCTATGATTACCAGGAGAAGAGTCCCCGGGAGGTGACAATGAAGAAGGGAGATATCCTCACCTTACTCAACAGCACCAACAAG GACTGGTGGAAGGTGGAAGTCAATGACCGTCAGGGATTTGTGCCAGCTGCCTATGTGAAAAAACTGGATCCTGCTCAGTCTGCATCCCGAGAGAAcctcctggaggagcagggcagcataGCACTGCGGCAGGAGCAAATTGACAACCA GACTCTCATTACTAAGGAGGTCGGCAGTGTATCTCTGCGTATGAAACAGGTCGAAGAACT GTATCACTCTCTCCTGGAACTGGGAGAAAAACGTAAAGGCATGTTGGAAAAAAGCTGCAAGAAGTTCATGCTTTTCCGTGAAGCCAACGAGCTCCAGCAGTGGATCAATGAGAAGGAAGCAGCACTCACCAGTGAGGAAGTGGGTGCTGATCTGGAGCAGGTGGAGgttctgcagaagaaatttgATGATTTTCAGAAG GATCTCAAAGCCAACGAGTCACGCCTGAAGGATATAAACAAGGTTGCCAAGGACCTGGAGTCAGAAGGGCTGATGGCAGATGAAGTACAAGCAGTACAGCAACAG GAAGTCTATGGGATGATGCCCAGG GATGAAACTGATTCTAAGACAGCCTCTCCTTGGAAG TCTGCACGTTTGATGGTACACACTGTGGCAACCTTCAACTCAATCAAG GAGCTGAATGAGCGCTGGagatccctgcagcagctggcagaggagaggagccaGTTGTTGGGCAGTGCCCACGAGGTCCAGAGATTCCACAG AGATGCTGATGAAACCAAAGAATGGATAGAGGAGAAGAATCAAGCATTAAATACAGACAACTATGGGCACGACCTGGCCAGTGTTCAGGCTCTGCAGCGCAAACATGAAGGCTTTGAGAGAGACTTGGCAGCTCTGGGAGACAAG GTGAATTCTCTTGGTGAAACTGCCCAGCGTCTGATCCAATCACATCCAGAATCTGCTGAAGACCTCCAAGAAAAATGCACTGAGTTGAATCAGGCTTGGAATAGTCTGGGGAAACGTGCTGACCAGCGCAAAGAGAAGCTTGGAGATTCTCATGACCTGCAGCGTTTCCTCAGTGACTTCAG GGATCTCATGTCTTGGATCAACGGAATCCGGGGCCTGGTCTCCTCAGATGAACTCGCAAAGGATGTGACTGGAGCTGAAGCTTTATTGGAAAGGCACCAG GAACACCGCACGGAAATAGATGCAAGAGCTGGCACTTTCCAGGCATTTGAACAGTTTGGACAACAACTTCTAGCCCATGGACACTATGCCAGCCCAGAGATCAAGGAGAAACTGGATATTCTGGACCAAGAACGGACAGACCTGGAGAAGGCCTGGGTGCAGCGCAGGATGATGCTGGACCAGTGCCTGGAACTACAG ctgtTTCATCGGGACTGTGAACAAGCAGAAAACTGGATGGCTGCCCGGGAGGCTTTCCTAAATACAGAGGATAAAGGAGACTCCTTAGACAGCGTGGAGGCACTCATCAAGAAACACGAAGATTTTGATAAAGCAATCAATGTCCAG GAAGAGAAAATTGCTGTCCTGCAGTCCTTTGCTGACCAGCTGATTGCTGCAGATCATTATGCCAAGGGAGTCATTGCCAACAGACGCAACGAGGTCCTGGACAG GTGGCTTCGTCTGAAAGCTCAAATGATTGAGAAGAGATCGAAGCTGGGAGAGTCTCAGACCCTCCAGCAGTTCAGTCGTGATGTGGATGAAATAGAAGCCTGGATCAGTGAAAAGCTCCAGACTGCAAGTGATGAGTCCTATAAGGATCCCACAAATATCCAG AGCAAACACCAGAAGCACCAGGCCTTTGAAGCCGAGCTCCACGCCAACGCCGACCGCATCCGCGGCGTCATCGACATGGGCAACTCCCTCATCGAGAGGGGCGCGTGCGCCGGCAGCGAGGACGCCGTCAAG GCACgcctggctgccctggctgaCCAGTGGCAATTCCTGGTACAGAAATCAGCAGAGAAGAGTCAGAAACTGAAAGAAGCTAATAAGCAACAGAATTTCAATACTGGAATCAAGGACTTTGACTTTTGGCTTTCAGAG GTGGAGGCTTTGTTGGCATCTGAAGACTATGGGAAGGACTTGGCATCCGTTAACAACCTTCTGAAAAAACACCAGTTACTGGAAGCTGATATATCAGCTCATGAG GACCGCCTGAAGGACCTGAACAGCCAGGCTGACAGCCTGATGACCAGCAGTGCCTTTGACACGTCCCAAGTGAAGGACAAACGCGAGACCATCAACGGGCGCTTCCAGCGCATCAAGGGCATGGCCAGCGCCCGCCGCGCCAAACTCAATGAGAGCCACCGCCTGCACCAGTTCTTCCGTGACATGGACGACGAGGAGTCCTGGATCAA agaaaagaaactgtTGGTTAGCTCAGAGGACTACGGCAGAGACCTGACCGGTGTGCAGAATCTGAGGAAGAAACACAAGCGCTTGGAAGCAGAATTAGCTGCCCACGAACCTGCTATCCAG GGTGTTCTGGACACGGGTAAGAAGCTTTCAGATGACAACACAATTGGAAAGGAGGAGATACAGCAGAGACTGGCTCAGTTTGTGGATCACTGGAAAGAGTTAAAACAGTTGGCAGCTGCCAG GGGTCAGCGTCTGGAGGAGTCTCTGGAGTATCAGCAGTTTGTAGCAAATGTTGAGGAAGAAGAAGCCTGGATCAATGAGAAAATGACACTGGTAGCCAGTGAGGATTATGGGGACACACTTGCTGCGATCCAG GGCTTGCTGAAGAAGCACGAGGCATTTGAGACTGATTTTACTGTCCACAAGGACAGAGTGAATGATGTCTGTGCTAATGGAGAGGATCTCATTAAAAAG AACAATCACCACGAGGCCAACATCACTGCCAAGATGAAGGGGCTCAGAGGCAAGGTGTCAGATctggagaaagcagcagctcagaggaaAGCCAAACTGGATGAGAACTCAGCCTTCCTCCAGTTCAACTGGAAAGCAGATGTGGTGGAGTCGTGGATAG gagagaaggaaaacagtctGAAGACAGATGATTACGGACGTGATCTCTCTTCAGTGCAAACCTTGCTCACCAAACAG GAAACGTTTGATGCTGGACTTCAGGCTTTCCAGCAGGAGGGAATTGCAAACATCACTGCTCTGAAAGACCAGCTGCTTGCAGCCAAGCACATCCAGTCCAAGGCCATCGAGGCCCGGCACGCTTCCTTGATGAAACGCTGGAATCAGCTACTGGCTAATTCTGCtgccaggaaaaagaaactctTGGAGGCTCAGGAGCACTTCAGAAAG GTTGAGGATCTGTTCCTGACTTTCGCAAAGAAGGCCTCTGCCTTCAACAGTTGGTTTGAGAATGCTGAGGAGGACCTGACGGATCCTGTGCGCTGCAACTCACTGGAGGAAATCAAAGCCCTGAGAGAAGCTCACGACGCTTTCCGTTCCTCCCTAAGTTCTGCCCAAGCTGATTTCAaccagctggcagagcttgatCGTCAGATCAAGAGCTTCCGTGTGGCCTCCAACCCCTACACTTGGTTCACTATGGAGGCTCTTGAAGAAACCTGGAGGAATCTGCAGAAAATTATCAAG GAACGTGaactggagctgcagaaggagcagcgaaggcaggaagaaaatgacaaaCTGCGTCAGGAATTTGCTCAGCATGCCAATGCCTTCCATCAGTGGATTCAGGAGACCAG GACTTACCTGCTAGATGG GTCATGTATGGTGGAGGAATCAGGAACACTGGAGTCACAGCTGGAAGCTACTAAA CGTAAGCACCAAGAAATCCGAGCTATGAGGAGCCAGCTGAAGAAGATTGAGGACCTTGGCGCAGCCATGGAAGAGGCACTTATCTTGGACAACAAATACACAGAACACAGCActgtggggctggcacagcagtggGACCAGCTGGACCAGCTGGGAATGAGGATGCAACACAACCTGGAACAGCAGATCCAAGCCCG GAACACCACTGGAGTCACCGAGGAGGCCCTGAAGGAGTTCAGCATGATGTTCAA GCACTTTGACAAGGACAAATCTGGACGACTTAATCACCAGGAGTTTAAGTCTTGCTTGCGCTCTCTTGGCTACGATCTGCCCATGGTTGAGGAAGGAGAGCCAGACCCTGAGTTTGAGTCTATTCTTGACACTGTAGATCCCAACAG ggatggacacGTCTCGCTGCAGGAGTACATGGCCTTCATGATCAGCCGGGAAACGGAGAACGTGAAATCCAGCGAGGAGATCGAGAGCGCTTTCCGTGCCCTCAGCTCTGAGGGGAAGCCCTACGTGACCAAGGAGGAGCTCTACCAG aACCTGACCCGGGAACAGGCCGATTATTGCATCTCTCACATGAAACCCTACATGGATGGCAAGGGCAGGGAACTGCCTTCTGCCTACGACTACATAGAATTTACACGTTCACTCTTTGTGAATTGA